The Bdellovibrio bacteriovorus W nucleotide sequence TTACCTTTGCCTCCATAACACACTTTATCTGAAGGAATGAGATTCATCAAACGAGTGGCATGATTCTCTGAAATGATTTTTACATAACTCTCTGAGGTCTTTGGATTGACTCCGACAATTGAAGGAATTTGTTTTTTTAGTTTTTCTAGAAAGCGATCGTAAATCTCGTCATCAATCAAAAGATAGTCGGGGGCCACGCAAGTTTGACCGGCATTTAAAAACTTACCCCAAGCAATTCTGCGTGCAGCAAGGGTGAGGTCTGCGTCTTTAAAAACAAAGCAGGGACTTTTCCCACCAAGCTCTAAAGTTGTTGGTGTGAGGTTTTCAGCAGCAGCCTTAGCGACAATCTTTCCAACCTTTGTGCTGCCAGTGAAGAATATTTTATCTAATGGAAGTTGAAGAAGTTCTTGTGTGGTCTCTGCCCCTCCGTTGATGACGGAAATGTATTCTTCAGAGAAGGATTTATTCAGAACTTCCGCTAGAGCCTTGGCGGTTTTACTCGGCAGTTCACTGGGTTTAATGATGCAAGTATTCCCTGCAGCCATTGCTGCGACAAGGGGGGCTAGAGTGAGTTGGTAGGGGTAATTCCAGGCTCCAATGATGAGGCTGACTCCTAATGGTTCGGGAAGGCGAAAGGCTTTGGCTGGAAAGTTTGCAAGGCTGACTGGAACTTTTTGGGGTGCACCCCAGAGGTTTAAGTTTTTTAGAGCTTCGTCGATACTATGATAAACCAAGGCAAATTCGGTCAGGTGGGTTTCAAAAGCACTTTTGCCGAAGTCTTCATAGATGGCTTGCGAGAGATACTCTTGATTTTCTTTCAGCACCGCTTTGAGTTCGCGAAGTTGGGCTTTGCGAAAATTCAGATCCCTAGTTTCGCCATTTAGAAAAAACTGCTTTTGTTGAGTGAAAGTCTTATGAATTTCCAAGGCGGGCTCCTTTGAAGATTTGAATAACGGCTTGTCAAATTCTAGTGCTGGCTCTTTATAAAGGCCATGTTTTGTTGCGACGCGCCTACTTTGTGCAAAAAAAATAAGCAAGCCTTGGAGGTCAGTTGACTTTCATCAGAGAAATAGAGAACTTAGTGATCCTGCGTGCCTCGGTGGCGAAATTGGTAGACGCACAGGACTTAAAATCCTGGGGTTCCTTCACCGGGCCGTGCCGGTTCGATTCCGGCCCGAGGCACCATTTTCAAATCTACTTGAATCCACACGGATTGAGTAACTGATATAAAAAAGCTGACCTTTGAGTCGGCTTTTTTTATGCCTAAAATCTACGAATAGCATGCGTGACCGTAAGTTTGTTGGTGAGTCATCTCAAGGAATTATAAAAAGATCCTGTGCGTTTCAACACCTTCGATAGAGTCACGGTTATAACTGCTGGCGATTTTAATTGTAGCCTTCCGTATATTAATAAAAATTTGAATCTTCTTGTGGTTGTGTACAGGCATTAAACCGGAGCTACGTCCTGAAAATTACTAGTTAAAGACGAAAGAACTACTCCAAAGAGTTAAAAATTTTGAAAATGAAGGTCGCATGGAATGAAAGTCCTAAGATATTTCTTAAAGACTTTTTCTAAAAGGGGAACTTATGCGTTTAGGATTTCAACTCTTGGTTCTAGGATTTTTATTAGTACCACTTTCAGGATTTGCAAAAGGCGTCGTTTGTCAGCCGAACCGCTATAGCACTCACTGGATGGTCTCTGTTCAAGAAAAAGAAGTAGTTTTAAAAGTATTAAATCCTATGGGCTATACCTTCATGTCACAGATGGAGACAGTGAGCGAAAGCTCGGTTCCTTTTTTAAAGTTACAAAGTCAAGACTTGCAGGGGTTGGGCGACTACTTTGAGTATCGTTGGCCTAAGAGTCAGTGCACGGTCTCTGAAAAGGATCAGAGCCTTGTTCGCTGTGAAGGGAAAGTCTCTGCGCTACAGGCTGAAAATAAAATTCCTTCATTGGGATTTACAACAGCGCGAGTAAAAGAAGAGTCTCTCAGCGGACAACAAGAGTATCACCGAGTTCGCGCGATCTTTGAAAAAGATAATATCTACTTCGTAACTATTCCTACAGCTGTGGATTACTGTCGCGTATTTTAATGATAAAAGTATAGACAGCTTCTTTAGAGACGCCGTCGATACAATTTAGATATGTGTTCTATATCTGAAGATGTTTCTCACCTGGTCTTTTTTGATGGCGGCGCAAGCTCAAGTGATGTTGTGCGCCTTCTTTCATCTCTTCTAGTATCTTTTTACAAAATGCGGGAATGTCTTCGGGGCCTCGACTGGTGATGATTCCGGCGTCGACAACGACAGCTTCATTTTTCCAATGAGCTCCCGCATTGAGAAGATCTGTTTTCACAGAGCGATAGCTCGTTATATTTCGATCCTCAACGAGGTCTGCTTCAATCAGAAGCCAAGGGGCGTGGCAGATCGCTGCGATGACTTTTCCCTGCTCAGCAAATGTAGAAATGAGTCCCACGGCGCCGATATCCTGTCGAAGAATGTCGGGACTCATAAGGCCTCCTGGTAAAATGAGCGCATCGAAATCTTCAGGTCGACATTCCGTCACAGTCATATCCACCGAAACTTTCTTTCCCCACTCTGTGTGGTTCCAGCCTTTGATCTCGCCTGATTTTAGAGAAACGATTTTAACTTCGACACCAGCTTGGCGAAGGGCTTCAAGAGGTTCAAAGAGTTCCGATTGCTCAAAGCCATCGGCTGCCAGGATAGCCGCTTTATAGGTTTTCATAAATCCTCCTTTAAAAGATTAGTTTAAAGAAGGACCGCTAGAGCCTCTAGAGAGGAGTTTCTGTCTTTGAGCATGGGAATGGCTTGTGGCAGTTCTTCGGCTCGCTGAAGTGGACTAGTCGAAGCCTAAGAGTGTTTCTTTTCAGAGTTTAAAAGATCTTGAAAGTCCAAGAAGTCTTGCGGGAGAGGAGCTTCAATTTTAAGGGGTTCTCCGCTTAATGGATGCGTAAACTCTAAAGAGCGTGCATGTAACATAAGTCTTGGGGGTTTAGGGACTTGCGGAGAGTGATAGAGATCATCCCCATAAATTCCTCGCTGAAATTCAGAGAGGTGAACGCGGATCTGATGCATTCGACCTGTTTTAGGGCTGGCTTCGATAAGTTGCCCTCGCTTTAGTTTTTGAAGCAACGCGAAGCTTGTCAGAGCAGGAGCGCCGCCAGAATGAACCGAGTGCATCTTTGAGCGCTTAGTTTTTTTATCATCAAAAGGTGCTAAGAAGTTTTTAACATCCCATTTTTCAGGAAGGTTTTTGGCATTGATCAAGCACCAGTAAGTTTTTTGAATGTCTCGTCCTTTAAAAAGATTTGCGATAGGGAGATTTGCTCTTTTTGATTTCGCAAAGAGCATGATTCCCGATGTATCACGATCCAAGCGATGATGGAGTGCTAAGTAAGTCTCGGGTCCATCACGCTGAATGAGTTGTTCTTTTAAAAGAGTATAGAAGTCTTTGCGGCTTTTATCCAAAGTGGGCTGCGAAGGTAAGCCTGCAGGCTTGTTCGCAGCTAGGATGTCATCATCTTCAAAGAGGATCTCAAAAATCATCTTTTGTTAATCATGCAGAATTCAATATTGTCTTGAATGAACTGTCTTTGATCTTTCAGTTCTTCTAAAGAAACATTGAAGTCTTTAAGGTCACAACGGTAGTTATGCACGAGTTCGTCAATGGCGATAACCTCTTCTGTTGTCATGTTGAGTTTCCAGATAAGCTTAATAGCTAACCAGTCCTTTACGTATTGGCAGCGATAGTTATGGTCTGGAGGTAGATACTTTTCTGGGCCGCGATCACCCTTAGAAGTGTTCTCGCGAACGCTAGAAGGAATGAGGTGCGGTTTGAATCCCATGTAGTTAGCGTAGAGGCAGCGAGTTTTATAATCCCAAGCCCAGGCTCCTGCAAGATATGCTGACTTCAATGGTACCATATGGTCGACTTGGATATCTTTAGCCTGGTCATAGACTTGTCCATTATATGGATCTGTCCAGCGGCCAGTATCAACCACGCATTCTTTGTTACGCTTATTAGGACGGAAGGTAGGATCAGCTTCAGTGTCGCGAACTAGAACGCGAGCACGTGTATTCATGCATGTGTTGTCATTAGGATCATTGATCCAACGGCCAAAATGAAGTTTACGGATGTAGGCCTCTTCTGGTTGCGGTCTTTGTTCTTGGCGAAGGGCCCAGCGAAGAAGGCTGATTGCCGTCGACTTCAGGGTATTAATATACTGTTGTGGGCCCAGCTCTACTGGAAGAGGCTGAAAGCCAACGACTTTAAAGCGGTTGTGGGCGTCCACAGGGCGCTCATCAAAAGTATAGTACTCCGCGTAAGTGGTTTCTGGGCGCGCGGATGCAGCTTCTGCATTGATGATGCAGAAAAGTGACAGGGTAAAAATGGCTAAAGCATACGAACGTTTCATTCTCTGTCCTCAGTTATGAAGAGTCTGGAATTTCGGGGCCATATAATCATGAAATTTGCCCAAATTCTATGAGAACTTAAAGACTGAAATTGGGAAGTTCTGGCTAAGGGTGTTAAGTATCGGAAAAATAAGGGAAATTCATCTTCGGTGCGAAGGATTAAATTGTCGTAAAACGAATAGTAAAATTTATTTGAAGAATATATAGGGCGAGTGCCGCAAAAGGTCCATGGTAAGGCCGCTAAACCCTTGAGCTTTCAGAAGGGGGAGGTTTTAATGATGAAACGGAGGATGGCATCATGAAAATTCAAACACTATTACTTTCTTTAGCAGCAGCATTCGTTTTAGGAGCATGTTCACATTCTGGGCATAAACATGGATCTTGTTGTGCATCAAAAGTAGAGAAAAAAGCATGCGACGGCAAAGAGTGCTCTATGGAGCGCAAGTGCTCAAGCTGTGGAGATGAGAAGAAAGCTGAAGCAGCTAAGTAGTCCGCTTCCTAATTTTTCTAAATTTCTTAAAAAGCCCATCCTGATTTGATGGGCTTTTTTTGTGTCCGAAGACAGTATTCTACTCAACAACTACGCTGCGACTTCCCAGTTTTTTGGAATTATTGCCAAGAACTGAGGCCTCTTATATATCTAAACAATGTTTATGCTTACATGAAGAGAAGAGGAAAGTGATGACTAAGAGAGCCCTTCTATTTTTTGCCCTCATATGGGGAGGGAGTTCCGCCTCTGCAATGAGTGTTCAAGACTACTTGCAAATGGTTCAGAAGCGCAATCGTACGGTGCGAGCCTTGGAAGTGAGCACAGAGGCCGCTGATGACAGAATGGAAAGCATAGATATTGATTTAGCTCCTTATATGAGCGCAGAAGCAAATCACATCAATGATCGCAGTCCTCTCAGTCAATTTGCCACGTTGGGGTCCTCGGAAGTAAAGACGACGAGCTACTCTCTCGGACTGGGGAAAAAGTTTTCTTCTGGTACTGAGGTTAATCTATTCGCATCAACTTATGAAGTAGAAAACTCGGGGATGCTTCCCGCATTTCAGCAGTTTTCAAAATTTGGCGTGGGAAGTCTAGGCGTCTCTTTAAGTCAGTCCCTGTGGAAGGATTTCTTTGGTCGCGCGACAAGATTAAGAACACAGCGCCAGACTCTCGTCACTGAAGCACAAAAGGGGCTGTATGATCTGCAACGTAAGCAATTATTAGTGGATGCTGAAACTGCTTACTGGAACTATGTTTACGCTCAAGAAAATCTAAAGATTGGCAGAGACTCGTTAGAGCGCGCGCAAAGGTTAGAAAACTGGAGTCGTCGCCGTGTGAATGATGGAATCATGGATACAGCAGACCTCTATGCCGCACAATCTTTAGTGGCCGCTAGACAATTGCAGTTAGTTTCGGCGCAAGATGATTTGGATGCCGCAAAAAGACAAATCAGAGATTTCTTAGAGTTGAGTGATTCTGAAGAACTTCCTGCAATCACAGGGAACCTTTCCCAAAAGCGCAATTTAATTTCTATGGTTGAAGGGGATAAAGCCAATGCGCGTATTGTTGCTCTTGGTGCTTATCTTGCTTCATTAGAATCTAAAGCTAAATCCGTGGGCGCTCAAGAAGTGGAAGATCAACTGAAGCCTGATTTAGTTTTATCAGGCGCTTATAACACAAATGCCTTCGAGCAAGACATGGCCTCAGCTACACAAGAGTGGACAGATACAGATCGTCCTACGCAGAAGATCGGTCTTAAGTTCACCTATGCCTTTGATGTCGGAGCAAAACAGGCAACTCGCGAGGCTGCGAAAAAAGATGCATTGGTTGCAAAGTTGCAAAGTGAAAGAAAAATGTTAGAGAGCGAGAGTGCTTGGATTGAGCTCAATAGACGGTACACAGAGATGAGTCGTCGAGTGAGTCTTGCAGAGAATCTTTCTTCTTTAATGACTAAGACAGCAAAAGCACAAACGGATTTATTTAATAAAGGCCGTGCAATCACGGCGACCGTACTAACAGCAGAGGAAGATGCTGGTAATGCGGAGTTGTCTTTAATTAAGCTTAAGAGCGAACAGCGTAAGATGGAAACTCAAGGTCGACTCTTTATCGGTCTTGAAGGAGAGCAGCCGTGAATTTAGCCGCCCTTTCAATTAAACGTCCCATTTTTATTACTTGTATCGTTTTGTTGATGCTAATCCTTGGGGCTTTTTCGTTGAAGAAAATGCCAGTGGATATGTTTCCAGATGTGACCTTTCCTGTTCTCTTTGTGCAGGTGACTTATCCAGGGGCATCTCCTATCGATCTTGAGAAACAAGTTTCTAAACCCATTGAGGATGAAGTCGGAAGTATCTCTGGATTAAAGACTTTAACGTCTAACAATCTAGATAGCGTTGCGATTATCATTCTTGAATTTCAATTGGGTACAGATATCAAAGAAGTTGAACAAGAGGTACGCAACCGTTTAGGGAATATTCGTCGCGATCTGCCTTCTGAAATTTACGAACCTATTATTCGTCGCTTTGACCCAGCCGATCAACCTATTGTGACCTTATCAGTGACAACCTCTTTGGAGGCAGGGGCTGCTTACGACTTAGCCAATGAAACGATTAAACCTTTGTTTGAACGCTTGAATGACGTCGGTCAGGTCGACATTTTTGGGGGGCGCAAGCAAGAGATTCACGTTTTGATTGATAAGAATAAACTTCAGGATCGTAAGATTTCGATGCTGCAAGTTTCTCAGCGTATTGTGGATACTTCAAAAGACACGCCTATCGGAAAAATTGAGAATCCGAAAGATGAAGTCACTTTACGTACTAGTGGCGAGTTTGAGTCTATCGAAGAAATCAAAGAAGTGAATGTGAACTTCATCGGGTCTGATCGTGCTGTGATGGTGCAAGACATCGGTAAAGTGGTGCGTAGTCTTGAAGATCAAAAAACCATGGGGCGAATTAAGGGACAAAATGCTCTTTTAATGAACATCTACAAGCAGCGCGGTGCTAATACGGTCGCTGTTGCTGAGGCTACGAAGGCCAACATTGAAAAAGTGAATAAGCTATTAAAAGAGAAAAACATCGATGGAACTGTTGGGCTGGTGCGAGATACTTCTCGGCCGATTGCGCTCAACGTATACGACGTTAAAGAGTCGATCACTATTGGGATTATCCTTTGTGTGATCGTAGTATTTTTCTTCTTAGGCTCTGCGCGCTCTACGTTTATCACGGCTATGGCCCTTCCGAACTCTCTATTGGGAGGATTTGTAATTATGTACGCCATGGGGTTCACCGTGAATCTTATGACGTTGCTGGCTCTTTCTTTAGCGGTGGGATTGTTAATCGATGATGCCATCGTGGTGCGGGAAAATATTTTCCGACACTTAGAGATGGGCAAGAAGCCAAAAGATGCAGCTATTGACGGAACGAAAGAAGTCGCGATGGCAGTTGTTGCAACGACGCTGGTTGTGATCGCGGTCTTCGGGCCGATCTCTTTTGTTTCTGGTATTGTAGGGCAGTTCTTTAAACAGTTTGGTTTGACCGTCGTATTTACGATGCTGATTTCTCTATTTGATGCGTTCACCGTGGCGCCGATGCTTTCAGCTTATTTGGCTCATCCAGATGAACATAAGCGCGGCAATGGTATTATTGATCGAATGCTCGGAGGTTTTGATAGATTTCAGAACTGGCTTGAAGAGATCTATGAGAAAGCCTTGCACTATACATTAAATCATCCAAAGAAAATTCTTTTTGGTGGGGCTTTGATCTTTGTTCTTTCATTAGGAACTGTTGCATTCATTCCTAAGACGTTCCTGCCATCGCCAGATAATGGTGAGTTTATGGTGAATATTGAAATGCCAGTGGGCGCCTCTCTCTACGCAACCAGCGATGTAACTGCGGAAGTTGAGAAAATGTTTGAAAGTGATTCGGCTGTGGATATGGTCATGGCTATCGTCGGAACTGCAAACAATGAATCAAACAAGTCGTCACTATTTATTCGTTTGGTTGAACGTAAAGATCGCTCGATGTCGACGACAGACTATAAAGAATCTCTTCGTGAGCGCATTAAACAGGTCCAATCTCCGGCAATGATCACGATCGGGGATATCGATGCTGTTTCTTCAGGGCAAAAACCGTTAAACGTGAATCTTGCAGGAGAAGATCTAGAGGAGCTCAATGCCTACGCAGAAAAGCTGATCGCGCGTTTTAAAGATATCCCAGGCCTTGTGGATGTGGATACTAACTTTAGAGCGGGAAAGCCAGAGTATCAGGTAGTTTTTGATCGCAAAAAATCTGAGAGCTTGGGTGTGTCGACGGTGACAGCAGGAGCTGAACTTCGTAATCGTACAGAAGGAAATGAAGATGCCATCTATCGTGAAAACGGTATTGATTATAAAATCCGTGTGCGCTTTGAAGAAAAGTTCCGCGACTTAAGAGATCAATTTGCATCTACTTTTGTGCCGAACTCTAATTTTAATATGATCCCCTTAGCAAGAATCGCAACGGGTAAAGAGACTTTAGGGTATTCGCAGATCAATCGCCAGAATAAAGCTCGATATATTCAAATCTCAGGAAACTTAGGTAAAGGTGGAGCGCTAGGAAATATCTCTACGGAGATTGAGAAGATTATTAAGAACGATATCAAGCCTCCTGCAGGGATTGAGTTTTCTTTCCAAGGGCAAGCTGATGACTTTAAAGAGTTGATCGCTAATATGTTGATCGCGATTTTCTTAGGGGTTGTATTTATCTATTTAGTTCTTGCAAGTCTTTACGAGAGCTTTATCACTCCTTTTACAATTCTCTTGGCACTGCCTCTTGCAATGACGGGCGCCTTCATTGCACTTTTAGTTTTTGGAAAAACGATTGATATTTTCTCGTTGATTGGGATCGTACTATTGTTAGGGGTTGTGGCGAAGAACTCTATTTTGTTAGTGGATTATACGAACCAGTTGATTCATAACGGATTAGAAAGAAACGCGGCACTCATTAAAGCTTGTCGTACAAGGCTTCGCCCAATTCTGATGACATCTTTGGCGTTGATCGCGGGGATGATTCCGATCGCTATTGGGCTTAACGAAGCCTCCGCGATGAGAACATCCATGGGTATTGCGATCATCGGTGGTCTAATCAGCTCAACGTTCCTGACTCTTTTAATTGTGCCTGCGGCTTTTGGATTCGTGGAGGACTTTAAAGTGTGGTTCCGTGCGCTTCTAGCGCGAATCACCGGCTATCAAGGTTGATTTAAAAATGAGGTCGAAGGCGAATGTCTTCGACCTTTTTTTCAAATAAACTCCAGTCGTCTTTTTCAGAGATCGGGCGCCAAATAGCCTCGATCTCGTCAATCAGTAGAGTGCAAGCATTGCCATCCTTGTAATAGGAGTTGGCGGCTAAATCATCATCGGCAATTTCAAAGTGATGAAGAGCTTTCTCTAAATTTTTAAAGGAATCGCTTGTATAGGATTTTACTTGCGGAGAACGATTGAAGCGTTCTGAGTTTCCTTTGGAATGAAGATCGTAAAAGCTTTGCTCATACGATGTTTTTTCTTCGACCATCCATTGAAATAAGGCTCTTAAGAGAGTTTGATTTTGCTCGCTCGCCAATGCGGGATCTTCTTCAGGATTCTTAAGGTTTAAGCGTTTTAAAAGAGCCGAGTGAGTTGCGATTCC carries:
- a CDS encoding PfpI family intracellular peptidase (COG0693 Putative intracellular protease/amidase), with product MKTYKAAILAADGFEQSELFEPLEALRQAGVEVKIVSLKSGEIKGWNHTEWGKKVSVDMTVTECRPEDFDALILPGGLMSPDILRQDIGAVGLISTFAEQGKVIAAICHAPWLLIEADLVEDRNITSYRSVKTDLLNAGAHWKNEAVVVDAGIITSRGPEDIPAFCKKILEEMKEGAQHHLSLRRHQKRPGEKHLQI
- a CDS encoding NolG efflux transporter (COG0841 Cation/multidrug efflux pump), whose amino-acid sequence is MNLAALSIKRPIFITCIVLLMLILGAFSLKKMPVDMFPDVTFPVLFVQVTYPGASPIDLEKQVSKPIEDEVGSISGLKTLTSNNLDSVAIIILEFQLGTDIKEVEQEVRNRLGNIRRDLPSEIYEPIIRRFDPADQPIVTLSVTTSLEAGAAYDLANETIKPLFERLNDVGQVDIFGGRKQEIHVLIDKNKLQDRKISMLQVSQRIVDTSKDTPIGKIENPKDEVTLRTSGEFESIEEIKEVNVNFIGSDRAVMVQDIGKVVRSLEDQKTMGRIKGQNALLMNIYKQRGANTVAVAEATKANIEKVNKLLKEKNIDGTVGLVRDTSRPIALNVYDVKESITIGIILCVIVVFFFLGSARSTFITAMALPNSLLGGFVIMYAMGFTVNLMTLLALSLAVGLLIDDAIVVRENIFRHLEMGKKPKDAAIDGTKEVAMAVVATTLVVIAVFGPISFVSGIVGQFFKQFGLTVVFTMLISLFDAFTVAPMLSAYLAHPDEHKRGNGIIDRMLGGFDRFQNWLEEIYEKALHYTLNHPKKILFGGALIFVLSLGTVAFIPKTFLPSPDNGEFMVNIEMPVGASLYATSDVTAEVEKMFESDSAVDMVMAIVGTANNESNKSSLFIRLVERKDRSMSTTDYKESLRERIKQVQSPAMITIGDIDAVSSGQKPLNVNLAGEDLEELNAYAEKLIARFKDIPGLVDVDTNFRAGKPEYQVVFDRKKSESLGVSTVTAGAELRNRTEGNEDAIYRENGIDYKIRVRFEEKFRDLRDQFASTFVPNSNFNMIPLARIATGKETLGYSQINRQNKARYIQISGNLGKGGALGNISTEIEKIIKNDIKPPAGIEFSFQGQADDFKELIANMLIAIFLGVVFIYLVLASLYESFITPFTILLALPLAMTGAFIALLVFGKTIDIFSLIGIVLLLGVVAKNSILLVDYTNQLIHNGLERNAALIKACRTRLRPILMTSLALIAGMIPIAIGLNEASAMRTSMGIAIIGGLISSTFLTLLIVPAAFGFVEDFKVWFRALLARITGYQG
- a CDS encoding aldehyde dehydrogenase ywdH (COG1012 NAD-dependent aldehyde dehydrogenases) yields the protein MEIHKTFTQQKQFFLNGETRDLNFRKAQLRELKAVLKENQEYLSQAIYEDFGKSAFETHLTEFALVYHSIDEALKNLNLWGAPQKVPVSLANFPAKAFRLPEPLGVSLIIGAWNYPYQLTLAPLVAAMAAGNTCIIKPSELPSKTAKALAEVLNKSFSEEYISVINGGAETTQELLQLPLDKIFFTGSTKVGKIVAKAAAENLTPTTLELGGKSPCFVFKDADLTLAARRIAWGKFLNAGQTCVAPDYLLIDDEIYDRFLEKLKKQIPSIVGVNPKTSESYVKIISENHATRLMNLIPSDKVCYGGKGNIQDRYIEPTILKDIEWTDELMQEEIFGPLLPCLRLKNLDDSIKEIQSFEKPLSLYVFTRNQNLQNMILSNLSFGGGCINDTVMHLSESHLPFGGVGKSGWGSYHGKAGFDAFTHYKSILHKGFFPEPPIKYQPYTNWKRKILEFLFG
- a CDS encoding ribosomal large subunit pseudouridine synthase C (COG0564 Pseudouridylate synthases, 23S RNA-specific), with amino-acid sequence MIFEILFEDDDILAANKPAGLPSQPTLDKSRKDFYTLLKEQLIQRDGPETYLALHHRLDRDTSGIMLFAKSKRANLPIANLFKGRDIQKTYWCLINAKNLPEKWDVKNFLAPFDDKKTKRSKMHSVHSGGAPALTSFALLQKLKRGQLIEASPKTGRMHQIRVHLSEFQRGIYGDDLYHSPQVPKPPRLMLHARSLEFTHPLSGEPLKIEAPLPQDFLDFQDLLNSEKKHS
- a CDS encoding hypothetical protein (COG1538 Outer membrane protein) yields the protein MTKRALLFFALIWGGSSASAMSVQDYLQMVQKRNRTVRALEVSTEAADDRMESIDIDLAPYMSAEANHINDRSPLSQFATLGSSEVKTTSYSLGLGKKFSSGTEVNLFASTYEVENSGMLPAFQQFSKFGVGSLGVSLSQSLWKDFFGRATRLRTQRQTLVTEAQKGLYDLQRKQLLVDAETAYWNYVYAQENLKIGRDSLERAQRLENWSRRRVNDGIMDTADLYAAQSLVAARQLQLVSAQDDLDAAKRQIRDFLELSDSEELPAITGNLSQKRNLISMVEGDKANARIVALGAYLASLESKAKSVGAQEVEDQLKPDLVLSGAYNTNAFEQDMASATQEWTDTDRPTQKIGLKFTYAFDVGAKQATREAAKKDALVAKLQSERKMLESESAWIELNRRYTEMSRRVSLAENLSSLMTKTAKAQTDLFNKGRAITATVLTAEEDAGNAELSLIKLKSEQRKMETQGRLFIGLEGEQP